A stretch of Andreesenia angusta DNA encodes these proteins:
- a CDS encoding acyltransferase, whose amino-acid sequence MKVFKNRIGPDIILTHWMLYFKGLKKILYRKMNKVGKNVEIRPFVTIVGTDNVEIGDNVTLRPFTSIYAENNENKRVLIEKDVLIGPNVYMTTSNHEYRNPNKKICEQGHRFDNIVVKEGAWIGYGCIILPGVTIGKHSVIGAGSVVTKSIEDYSVAVGCPARVIKSIK is encoded by the coding sequence ATGAAAGTTTTTAAAAATAGAATTGGCCCAGATATCATATTAACGCATTGGATGCTCTACTTTAAAGGACTAAAAAAAATATTATACAGAAAGATGAATAAAGTGGGGAAAAATGTAGAAATAAGGCCATTTGTAACAATTGTAGGAACAGATAATGTTGAAATTGGAGACAACGTAACATTAAGGCCATTTACTAGTATATATGCAGAAAATAACGAAAACAAGAGAGTTTTAATAGAAAAAGATGTGCTCATAGGACCAAATGTTTATATGACAACGAGTAATCACGAATATAGAAATCCAAATAAAAAAATTTGTGAACAAGGACATAGATTTGATAATATTGTAGTAAAAGAAGGAGCTTGGATAGGATATGGCTGTATAATATTACCGGGCGTAACAATAGGAAAACATAGCGTTATAGGAGCGGGTTCAGTAGTTACGAAAAGCATAGAAGACTATAGTGTGGCAGTAGGGTGTCCAGCTAGAGTTATAAAATCGATAAAATAA
- a CDS encoding radical SAM/SPASM domain-containing protein, producing MKRINPFKKIYDTCNVNNSREVLNKLPQFPRYIDIELTNHCNYKCLMCPVGTGSMNRNQGFMSEAIFNKILDEIKLYKTPLRFIRWGEPTIHNEYINYIKKAKENGVICHVNTNGTMLEEKQMKKLIDIKLDSIKFSFQGVDRKTYIEMRNKDYFDNLIENIKKLYDIRKDNYYPYIQVSTTITYESKEMVEKFVGDIEQYCDMTNVGRTILDKINIEKVNLNDSDKARLIELKRKQSSSKKRFNCCPEVFDKLSINWDGTVTACCSDYDNLMIVGDLKKNSLKEIWLSEKMNEYREILSEKKYEKLELCKNCYDYMSVQT from the coding sequence TTGAAAAGAATAAATCCTTTTAAAAAAATATATGACACATGCAATGTCAATAACTCTAGAGAGGTGTTAAATAAATTACCTCAATTTCCAAGATATATAGATATAGAGCTCACTAATCACTGTAACTATAAATGTTTAATGTGTCCAGTAGGAACTGGATCTATGAATAGAAATCAAGGGTTTATGAGTGAAGCAATATTTAATAAAATTTTAGATGAAATAAAGTTGTATAAAACACCACTTAGATTTATAAGGTGGGGAGAACCAACCATTCATAATGAATATATAAATTATATAAAAAAAGCTAAAGAGAATGGTGTAATATGTCATGTAAATACGAATGGAACTATGCTTGAAGAAAAACAAATGAAAAAACTTATTGATATAAAATTAGATAGTATTAAGTTTTCATTTCAAGGAGTTGACAGAAAAACTTATATAGAAATGAGAAATAAAGATTATTTTGATAATCTTATAGAAAATATAAAAAAATTATATGATATAAGAAAAGATAATTACTATCCATACATTCAAGTTTCTACGACTATAACTTATGAAAGTAAAGAGATGGTTGAAAAATTTGTAGGAGACATAGAGCAATATTGTGATATGACCAATGTAGGGAGAACTATTTTAGATAAGATAAATATAGAAAAAGTTAATCTTAATGATTCTGATAAAGCTAGACTCATCGAACTTAAAAGAAAACAAAGTTCTTCAAAAAAAAGGTTTAATTGTTGCCCAGAGGTATTTGATAAGTTATCTATAAATTGGGATGGCACGGTTACAGCTTGCTGTAGTGATTATGATAATCTCATGATAGTTGGAGATCTGAAAAAAAATAGCTTAAAGGAAATATGGCTGTCTGAAAAAATGAATGAATATAGAGAAATTCTAAGTGAAAAAAAGTATGAAAAATTAGAATTATGTAAAAATTGCTATGACTATATGAGTGTTCAGACTTAA
- a CDS encoding transposase family protein, with the protein MLINFESKRKTMICPSCGGETSKHTTYLNRTLQDLSIIDKALTLNIRLKKFSCESSDCSRKVFSESISELAKGKARRTSRLNDMMIKLAMTYSAEVVTFRNSKYKKSR; encoded by the coding sequence ATGCTGATAAACTTTGAGAGTAAGCGAAAGACAATGATATGTCCAAGCTGTGGCGGGGAAACATCGAAACATACAACATATTTAAACAGAACTCTTCAAGATCTATCAATTATAGATAAAGCATTAACCCTGAACATAAGGTTGAAGAAATTTAGCTGTGAAAGTTCTGACTGCTCAAGAAAAGTTTTCAGTGAGTCAATAAGTGAATTAGCAAAAGGAAAGGCAAGAAGAACTTCGAGGTTGAATGACATGATGATTAAGCTAGCCATGACATATAGCGCTGAGGTGGTCACATTCAGGAATTCAAAGTACAAGAAGAGCCGGTAG
- a CDS encoding nucleotidyltransferase family protein, translated as MNIILKEEDTIESALKALDKGARGILLVADDNMKLIGTLTDGDIRRAILKGAKLCDSIKNIANHSPVCVKNNATKEEIKNTFIKHAINQIPVVDIENRAVDLININDILINEEKENYVVIMAGGLGTRLGYLTKEIPKPMLQIGGEPILYHIVNNFKKYGFNKILISVNYKSEIIENYFQDGTAYGTRIKYIREEKRLGTAGGIKLAESYLDKPFFVTNGDIFTNLNMENMMDFHLNNRFDITIGTRSYMYSVPYGVIEKDGLEIKSLKEKPQLDFTVSGGIYCLNPGLIDYIPEDTYFEITELINICLEKGLRVGNYEIKEYWMDIGKMEDYKRANEDIKDRDKIDVEMK; from the coding sequence ATGAACATAATTTTAAAAGAAGAGGATACCATAGAAAGTGCTTTAAAAGCATTAGATAAAGGTGCGAGAGGGATACTTTTAGTTGCAGACGACAATATGAAACTGATAGGAACGCTTACGGATGGGGATATAAGAAGAGCTATATTAAAAGGAGCAAAACTATGCGACTCCATAAAGAATATAGCAAATCATAGCCCAGTATGTGTCAAGAATAATGCTACAAAAGAAGAAATAAAAAATACTTTTATAAAGCATGCAATAAATCAGATTCCGGTTGTGGATATAGAAAATAGAGCAGTAGACCTTATAAATATAAACGATATTCTAATAAATGAAGAAAAAGAAAATTATGTAGTTATAATGGCTGGAGGCTTGGGAACTAGGCTAGGATACCTGACGAAAGAGATACCAAAACCAATGCTTCAAATTGGGGGAGAACCAATACTTTACCATATTGTAAATAACTTCAAAAAATATGGTTTTAATAAAATATTGATTTCTGTAAACTATAAATCTGAAATTATAGAAAACTATTTTCAAGATGGAACTGCCTATGGAACACGAATTAAGTATATAAGAGAGGAAAAAAGGCTTGGAACAGCTGGAGGTATAAAGCTTGCTGAAAGCTATCTAGATAAGCCATTCTTTGTAACTAATGGAGATATATTTACTAATCTGAATATGGAAAATATGATGGATTTTCATCTGAATAACAGATTTGATATAACTATAGGTACCAGAAGCTATATGTATAGTGTACCATATGGCGTCATAGAGAAAGATGGTTTAGAGATAAAGTCACTTAAAGAAAAGCCACAGTTAGATTTCACAGTGAGCGGTGGTATATACTGTTTAAATCCTGGACTTATAGATTATATTCCAGAAGATACTTATTTTGAAATAACAGAGTTGATAAATATATGTCTAGAAAAAGGTCTGCGAGTAGGAAATTATGAAATTAAAGAGTATTGGATGGACATAGGGAAAATGGAAGATTACAAGAGAGCAAATGAAGATATAAAAGATAGAGACAAAATAGACGTGGAGATGAAGTAG
- a CDS encoding cytidylyltransferase domain-containing protein, giving the protein MIKDKSILCIVPARGGSKGIPNKNLKSLLGKPLIAHTIEESLRSVYIDRIIVSTDSEEIGKVSTEYGAEVPFLRPNELAKDDTPGIAPVVHVINWIKENESIAYDYVCLLQCTSPLRRIEQVDEAIERIVGGGEDTLVSVCESKENPYWMKEIKDGYLEEFIVQENQYTRRQDIPKTYSLNGAIYIGKTKTILKEGNFLLDKTIAFIMDRASSVDIDDMLDFKFVEMLMEETR; this is encoded by the coding sequence ATGATAAAAGATAAGAGCATACTGTGCATAGTTCCAGCTAGAGGAGGGTCAAAAGGAATCCCCAATAAGAACTTAAAGAGTTTACTTGGGAAGCCATTGATAGCACATACGATAGAGGAGAGCCTTAGAAGTGTATATATAGATAGAATAATCGTGTCTACAGATTCAGAAGAAATAGGAAAAGTAAGTACAGAATACGGAGCAGAGGTACCGTTTTTAAGACCAAATGAACTAGCTAAAGATGATACTCCTGGCATAGCTCCAGTTGTACACGTGATTAACTGGATAAAAGAAAATGAAAGTATTGCCTACGATTATGTATGCTTGCTTCAATGTACATCGCCTTTAAGAAGAATTGAGCAAGTAGATGAAGCTATAGAGAGAATAGTTGGTGGTGGTGAAGATACTCTAGTAAGTGTATGTGAGAGTAAAGAAAACCCTTATTGGATGAAAGAGATAAAGGACGGATATTTAGAAGAGTTTATAGTGCAAGAAAATCAATACACTAGAAGGCAAGATATTCCTAAGACGTATAGCTTAAATGGAGCTATATATATCGGGAAGACTAAGACTATACTTAAGGAAGGAAACTTTCTTTTAGATAAAACTATTGCTTTTATTATGGATAGAGCAAGTTCGGTAGATATAGATGATATGCTCGACTTTAAATTTGTAGAAATGCTTATGGAGGAGACAAGATGA
- the neuB gene encoding N-acetylneuraminate synthase gives MNTNKVFIIAEAGVNHNGDLEIAKQLVDIAVKSGADAIKFQSFKAENLVTHEAPKAEYQTKTTGKGSQFDLLKKLELSLDNHIYLKEYCDRKSIMLLSTPFDFESVEILEKIDIPIYKISSGDLTNIPLLKFIARKNKPIILSTGMANLGEIEDAIDAIKSEKNDKISILHCTSNYPTEYNNVNLKAMITMKEAFKLPIGYSDHTVGTEVSIAAVALGAEIIEKHFTLDKEMEGPDHRASLNPEELRNMVLSIRNIEMSLGDGIKKCEKSEENTRLVARKSIVALRDINESTILTERDLAYKRPGDGLPPKLYMNIVGRKASKYISKDEHIDFENTEQV, from the coding sequence ATGAATACAAACAAAGTATTCATAATTGCAGAAGCAGGTGTAAATCACAATGGAGACTTGGAAATCGCGAAGCAACTTGTAGATATCGCAGTCAAGTCTGGAGCTGACGCCATAAAGTTTCAAAGCTTTAAGGCAGAAAATCTAGTAACGCATGAAGCCCCTAAGGCAGAATATCAAACAAAGACTACTGGAAAGGGAAGTCAATTTGACCTGCTGAAAAAGCTCGAACTTTCTTTAGACAATCACATTTATCTTAAAGAATACTGCGACAGAAAAAGTATAATGCTTTTATCTACACCTTTTGACTTTGAGAGTGTAGAAATTTTAGAAAAAATAGATATACCTATATACAAAATAAGCTCTGGAGATTTAACGAATATACCACTCCTCAAGTTCATAGCTAGAAAAAATAAGCCGATAATACTTTCAACGGGGATGGCCAATTTAGGAGAGATAGAAGATGCTATAGATGCTATAAAAAGTGAAAAAAATGATAAGATAAGTATACTTCATTGCACATCCAACTATCCTACAGAGTATAATAATGTGAATTTAAAGGCTATGATAACTATGAAAGAAGCTTTTAAGCTTCCTATAGGATACTCAGACCACACAGTTGGAACAGAAGTTTCAATAGCGGCAGTTGCTTTAGGAGCTGAAATAATAGAAAAGCACTTTACCCTAGACAAAGAAATGGAAGGACCAGATCATAGAGCGTCATTAAATCCAGAAGAACTTAGAAATATGGTATTAAGCATAAGAAATATAGAGATGTCTCTTGGAGATGGAATAAAAAAGTGTGAAAAGAGTGAAGAAAATACAAGACTAGTTGCTAGAAAAAGCATAGTAGCCTTAAGGGATATAAATGAAAGTACAATACTTACAGAAAGAGACCTAGCATATAAGAGGCCAGGAGATGGACTTCCACCCAAGCTATACATGAATATAGTAGGAAGAAAAGCTTCAAAATATATATCTAAAGATGAGCATATTGACTTTGAAAATACAGAGCAGGTGTGA
- the neuC gene encoding UDP-N-acetylglucosamine 2-epimerase, with the protein MKKILVVTGTRAEYGLLYWTMKRIDEDKDLELQLVVTGSHLVSDYGFTVNQIKSDGFKIDEEIDMIVSSGKKSAVVKSMGLELIQMSQTFDRLKPDILLILGDRYETFIAATCAMIMNIPIAHMNGGESTEGALDEQIRHAITKMAHIHFPGAWYYKERIIKMGEEPWRVHNVGQAGVESIKRLEFMSKSELESDLGITLDKKTFLITYHPVTLEINDTEEQVENLLESISSFDANYIFTYPNVDFGSDIIVKKLNRFVEKNDNAYMFYSLGQKRYLSLMKYVDVVIGNSSSGIIEAPILRVPVVNIGDRQKGRLRNTNIIDADYKKESIEKAIEKAIFSSDFKSKLNSMKNIYGEGSTSTQIVDILKKTNLNKKELLYKKLNY; encoded by the coding sequence ATGAAAAAAATATTAGTAGTAACTGGAACAAGAGCTGAATATGGACTGCTCTACTGGACTATGAAGAGAATAGACGAAGACAAGGATTTAGAGCTTCAACTGGTAGTTACGGGAAGTCATCTAGTTTCAGACTATGGATTTACAGTAAATCAGATTAAAAGTGATGGATTTAAGATAGATGAGGAAATAGACATGATAGTGAGCTCAGGGAAGAAGAGTGCAGTTGTAAAGTCAATGGGTCTTGAACTTATCCAAATGTCTCAGACGTTTGATAGGCTGAAGCCAGATATTCTGTTAATCCTTGGAGATAGATACGAAACATTTATAGCCGCTACTTGCGCTATGATTATGAATATTCCGATAGCACATATGAATGGCGGAGAATCTACTGAAGGTGCACTAGATGAGCAGATAAGACATGCCATAACTAAGATGGCACATATTCATTTTCCAGGTGCGTGGTACTATAAAGAGAGAATAATAAAGATGGGAGAAGAACCTTGGAGAGTACATAACGTAGGACAGGCTGGGGTAGAAAGTATAAAAAGGCTTGAGTTCATGTCTAAAAGTGAGCTGGAAAGCGATTTGGGAATAACTTTAGATAAAAAAACATTTTTAATTACCTATCATCCAGTTACGTTGGAAATAAATGATACAGAGGAACAGGTGGAAAATCTACTAGAGTCGATAAGTAGCTTTGATGCAAATTATATATTCACATATCCAAATGTGGACTTTGGAAGTGATATTATAGTGAAGAAATTAAATAGATTTGTTGAAAAAAATGATAACGCATATATGTTTTATAGTCTAGGTCAAAAAAGATACCTTAGCTTGATGAAATATGTAGACGTAGTAATAGGAAATTCATCGAGTGGGATTATAGAAGCACCTATACTAAGAGTGCCAGTAGTCAATATAGGAGATAGGCAGAAAGGACGGCTTAGGAATACTAATATTATAGATGCGGACTATAAAAAAGAGAGTATAGAAAAGGCAATAGAAAAAGCCATATTTAGCTCTGATTTTAAATCAAAGCTAAATAGCATGAAAAACATATATGGAGAGGGTAGTACGAGTACACAAATAGTAGATATATTAAAAAAAACAAATTTAAATAAAAAAGAGCTACTTTATAAGAAACTAAACTATTAG
- a CDS encoding acetyltransferase, producing MEKIVLVGGGGHSKVIIDIIKSRNDFKIVGITDNRNSEEVLDIPIIGDDTALKGIYNGGVNNAFVCIGAIENTKIRSVIYENLKVMGFKLPILIHSSAYVSPYAKIGKGTCIMNRAVVNPDAIVGCNCVVNTGAILEHESVIGNNVQISPGSVVAGGVEIGRDSFIGINASIIQGVKIGASVIVGAGSVVIEDVPDNCVVVGNPARIIKYK from the coding sequence ATGGAGAAAATCGTATTAGTAGGTGGCGGCGGGCATTCAAAAGTCATAATAGATATAATCAAAAGTAGAAATGATTTTAAAATAGTTGGAATAACAGATAATAGAAACTCAGAAGAGGTTTTAGATATTCCAATTATAGGAGATGACACAGCTTTAAAGGGTATATATAATGGCGGAGTAAATAATGCGTTTGTATGTATAGGGGCCATAGAAAACACTAAAATCAGAAGTGTAATTTATGAAAATCTTAAGGTAATGGGCTTTAAGTTACCCATACTGATACATAGTTCTGCTTATGTATCTCCGTATGCTAAAATAGGGAAAGGTACATGTATCATGAATAGAGCTGTAGTTAACCCAGATGCTATAGTTGGGTGCAACTGTGTAGTAAATACAGGTGCTATATTAGAGCACGAATCTGTAATAGGCAATAATGTTCAGATAAGCCCTGGAAGTGTAGTTGCAGGTGGAGTGGAAATAGGAAGAGATAGCTTTATAGGAATAAACGCCAGTATAATACAAGGAGTAAAAATAGGAGCGAGTGTTATTGTTGGAGCTGGATCAGTAGTTATAGAAGATGTCCCAGATAACTGTGTAGTAGTGGGAAACCCAGCTAGAATAATCAAATATAAATAG
- a CDS encoding NAD-dependent 4,6-dehydratase LegB, which translates to MDLKKKKILVTGADGFIGSHLVEKLVSLGSEVTALAQYNSFNTWGWLDTVEDRIRKEVKVVTGDIREYDGVKRVVKGQDVVFHLAALIAIPYSYLSPMAYVRTNIEGTTNVLEACRDYDVGKIVHTSTSETYGTALYVPIDEKHPMQGQSPYSSSKIGADKMAESFYKSFDTPVATIRPFNTYGPRQSARAVIPTVISQILSGKKKIELGSLTPTRDFNYVKDTAEAFIKVAESDKTIGQVVNAGSNKEISIGDLVEKIIKISEKEVEIVYDEQRIRPEKSEVNRLLADNSRIKELTGWKPSYTLDQGLKETIEWIGENLNYFKSDIYNL; encoded by the coding sequence GTGGACTTGAAAAAAAAGAAAATACTTGTAACAGGTGCTGATGGATTTATAGGGAGTCACTTAGTAGAAAAGCTAGTTAGTCTAGGATCAGAAGTTACAGCACTAGCACAGTATAATTCATTTAATACATGGGGCTGGCTGGATACAGTCGAAGATAGAATCAGAAAAGAAGTGAAAGTGGTTACAGGTGATATAAGAGAATACGATGGAGTAAAGAGAGTTGTTAAAGGTCAAGATGTAGTATTTCATCTAGCAGCGCTTATAGCTATACCATACTCATACTTGTCGCCGATGGCATACGTGAGAACGAATATCGAAGGGACAACTAATGTGCTAGAGGCTTGTAGAGATTATGATGTAGGGAAGATAGTTCATACCTCGACATCTGAAACATATGGTACAGCACTTTATGTTCCGATAGATGAAAAGCATCCTATGCAAGGGCAGTCGCCATACTCATCTTCTAAGATAGGAGCAGACAAGATGGCAGAGAGTTTCTATAAAAGCTTTGACACTCCAGTAGCTACGATTAGGCCATTTAACACTTATGGACCAAGACAGTCAGCAAGGGCAGTGATACCTACAGTTATTAGTCAAATATTATCGGGAAAAAAGAAAATAGAGTTGGGAAGTTTGACACCAACTAGAGATTTTAACTATGTGAAGGATACAGCAGAAGCGTTTATAAAAGTGGCAGAAAGCGACAAAACGATAGGACAAGTTGTAAACGCAGGGTCTAATAAAGAAATAAGTATTGGAGATTTGGTAGAGAAAATAATAAAGATAAGTGAAAAAGAAGTCGAGATAGTATATGACGAGCAAAGAATAAGGCCAGAAAAAAGCGAAGTAAACAGACTTTTGGCAGATAACTCAAGAATAAAAGAGCTGACAGGATGGAAGCCAAGCTATACTCTTGACCAAGGGCTTAAAGAGACGATAGAATGGATAGGCGAAAATTTAAATTACTTTAAGTCGGATATATATAATCTTTAA